The Alosa sapidissima isolate fAloSap1 chromosome 12, fAloSap1.pri, whole genome shotgun sequence nucleotide sequence ACATTCTTATTTAGGCATAACGCTGCTACTGCaacttttcaggtgctgcatgcaaatcactccgCCCAAGTAGTGCTTTTCCTGAATGAGAAAATAGTTCCAAGTTTGTATATGCTTAGAAAATTGCCTATTTGTAGCCTATATGTTGTAACTATACAAGTCACAACATGTAAATGGGAACATGGTGaagttcttttgttcttttgtcACTTGTGGGTGCTATAAACTAGTTGGAACTGCCCACCTCAGTGAACTATGCTAAGCTATGCTAACAGTGGGTGCTTCAGACAGAGGCACAGTGACGAGAAGGgtatcatcttatctaactctaggggagacagtgaataagctaatttcccaaaatgttggtgTGTTCACTATGTCTCATGTAAGGGGCTATGGGTATCTAATCAGACATCTTATAAGTTACTATGATGAAGTTCTTTCTCCTTACCCGTTTGAAGTGAGTGGCTGACTGCACCTGGCGGACAGGCTGCATTAGGGCATCTCGAACAATGACGCTGATATCTGCACCAGAGTAGCCCTCTGTCTTATGACCAAGAGTGACAAAGTCTTCTTCATTCAGGTCATTGGGGGTGTTGCCCAAATTAAGCTTAAACATACTTGAGCGGGCGTGTTCTTCAGGCAAAGGGATGTAGATGCGTTTCTCAAACCTAagccacagacacaagcacacagagacacacacagaactgaatGAGCTTTCATGCTcatgaaaacacacatgcaatatACACtaaacacattctctctttaTTATGACCAGATGATGTACATGTTATGTTGGTCattatgtgtttttattttttttatcctcACCTTCTTCTAATAGCAGAGTCCAGTGACCAAGGGATGTTGGTAGCTCCAAGCACAAGAATGCCTTCATTGTCATTTCCAACACCTATGAAAAAGGAGGTGGACCAGTTAGAAGAGACACAACTTAACACAATTTACATGTATTGATTTGGCAATATTCAAAGCAATAAAATAACAttcaaggtattaacatttatacattttaacatttaagctacagtgcagaggagactttagctaggaattaccactgcatctgtcaatactagAGGATAGGAAGTCCTCAAGGAGCATCAAAAATTCCTGTGGTATCTTAGCTCACCTTGCATCTGGACCAGGAACTCTGTTTTAATACGACGAGCAGCttcactctcattctcacttCTTGAGCCACAGAGAGAGTCGATCTCATCGATGAAGATGATGGAAGGCTTGTGCTCTCGGGCCATGCTGAATAGGCTTTTCACCAATCTGAACACGAAGAGCGAGGTATGGGAATAAGGTTTCATATTGTAGAGAGAGTTATTATGTAGAATAAACATTATTGCAATACTGATTGCTTTAGTTGATTCTCAACAACCCTATCTCATATTTATGTCACCATCTAACACTCTAACCCAAAGACCCCTGTCCCTCTACAGGTATCTGACGCTCACTTCTCACTCTCTCCGAGCCACTTGGACACCAGGTctgaggaagagatggagaagaaggtGGAGTTGTTGGCTTCAGTGGCCACAGCCTTAGCCAGGTAAGACTTCCCTGTTCCGGGAGGGCCGAAGAGCAGGATACCCCTCCATGGAGTCCTTTTCCCTTGAGGTCAAGATACGTAaggttagattagattcaactttattgtcattgtgcagagtacaagtacaaaggcAACAAAATGCAGTAAGAAATCAATGGTTAAAATTAAGTTAGAATGTAAACAATGTTGTGAAATTCTACATGACAAGTAATGACAGCATGTAGAAAAGCATACAAGCATTTAAGCATTAAGAGATATACCAGTAAATAGGTGAGGAAACTTGATAGGGAGAATGACGGCTTCTTTCAATGCCTCTTTAGCTCCCTCCAAACCAGCCACATCGTCCCATTTTATATTTGGCTTCTCCATGACAATTGCACCTACAATTAACAAGAGTGATTGAGTGTGGTGATTAATTAAACACCTAATTAATCACCACAGCTTTGGTGACAGAATAAAAACGGGCCATTTATTTAATGGAAATAATGGTAAAGACATCACAACACCAAAAAACCTGCTTTAATTAAGGTTTTGCAATTTTCTTTTAGAATGTTTCACAGCTACTCAATTTTAGTGTATTGACTCCTTATCATGTTGCTgaagagacaaaaaaaatcataataATTATTTTTACAAATATTAAATGTTAAGCATTGCAAATCCATATGGAAGAAAGTACACAAATTGTGAAATTGTCTTTACTATTGGCATTATTTTCAAAGACACCAGAACAAGCTTGATTCGAGAATCTAGAGTGcttcatgaaaaaaaataaaataattagaGTGTGGTATAGACACATTCTGTGTGCTAAGGTTACGTTTTTTTTCCGGATTTACGCTCACATTTATACATTTTAAATTAAAGGACACTGTTAATTATAGTTGTATCTGAATTAGATGAACTTGCAAATGCCTATCTTTACTTTGACACATGGGTAAGAGAATGTCAAAATTGTATTATTATGGATGATATGTAATCATAGTGAAAGGAGCATTGGTTATTTTTTACCTTGAAGCTGATTTTGGAACTTCTTTTTCTCTTGGTCCTCCCCATCACTGTCGCCTCTGTAAAAGTGTAACATGTAACATGTCCTCAGTTTCAGTTTAATGTGCCATAATCGACCAATCTATGCGTCTCGACCAGTCTAGTATGCATCAGATATGACAAACCATTATTTCTGCACTATGAATGAAGCCAATGAATCAATAGACAGACAATGAGCATTATCGACTCAAATGTCAAGGCACATTGACTTCAGGTTATTTTTTATGGGGTTATTTGATCACTGGGAAAGCTACTGCTCGACTGTCTAATGAAGTCCAAACCAAGACCAAGACTTTACTGCTCCCTGAAACCAGTCAGCAATTCAGTCTGTATATCCATAAAACCAACCAGAGGTACTCAGCTAATGCATAAAGCACTGGTAAGCACAAAGAGCCATCCAAGTTGCCATATCACTAAACAGAGACAGATAAACAGCAACCATGAGGCAGCATGGTTTATAAAGAAAGACCATCTTAAGGACATGTGCATTAGGTTGCATTGCCCATAATCCTGATTTTCAAGTGGTGTTCTGTTACTGTGGTGATCTGTTATGAACATAAATGCTCTCTGCCCGTACTGTACAGCCACACCTTACAAACACGCCCTATAAAGTAGCTATTCTGTCACAAGCAAATAGAGCTTACCTAAATCTCATGGCATAGATGCtactaaaataaacaaataaacacataccaACCAAGTGCTGTCTTCAGGCCGAAAATACTTTTGAAATACAGAAACATATAACAAGACTACGCCGTCATAGAACAAAGTCATACATTATTCTCCATCGCATATTAGATGTGGAGGAAAGAATCAGGGAAGCTTGTGTGCCATTGTGAACATATTAAGAGGTAATGGGTCTTTTATGCAAAACCTGCTACCACAGTAGTACCTGGAGAATACAATGGCCTGGTATCTGTCTGTATACAGCACATGTTCTATTTTGTGCCAGTTTCACAAAGTCTCCCTCACCCTTTGTTGTCCGACTCTTTTACAGGTTTGGATGGTGGGgctttttctttcttgttcagGTATCCTTTCAGTTCCTCTGCACGTTCCAAGTAGTCCTTACACTTGGCCCGGATACTCTGCTTGGCTTTCTCTCCCTGAGCCTCATCTGCAACACATGGAGGTGCATTACATTATGCTTGTACTCTGGtttatatttaagcaatatggcACAAGCGAGAGTGTGGATGGCTGTGGTTTGGCCATGGGCACGAGGCCAAAGGCCGAACTAGACTCTCGTCCACTCAAAAATTAATTAAGAGTTCGATTGGACCTAACTCTTGTGCAATTGACCATTATGCAACAGTCTGGTGACATGTTATTGAGTTTTGCTATGTGTTTGGGGTGAATTTGGAGTAAAGTGGCAGCAGCCTAAAAACTCATTACATTTCACCACGTGGAGAAAGTACTGTATTGATTGTTGGTACAAACGCAGGGCTTCCTCATAATTTTTTGCCTTGTCCTCCTCTGATGCCTTGCCTGCCAGGTCAATGGCTTTCTGTGTGGAAAAAAGAAACCACTGTGACAAAAGAAAGGGGTGTGCCCATCATACCACAGACACCTTGTTCTACAAGATGCTATTCACTGTCATTGGTTGGATTGTGTTGTCAGATAAGCATGGCGAGAAGTATGATATCAACTTTTCAGACTGACATTTAAACTTTTGTTGTTTGCCAATTTCAGTGCTGTTTTAATTTCTTACACAATTGATTTGGAAAACACTGTAAACTTGTATAAGGATACATTTCAGCTTCAGTTGGTTGTAATTAAGAATTACCCAGACTCCTCCTCACCTTTTAACTAGGCTACGCGCTTCCTTGTTTAGAGCTATTATCAAAATCCCCGTTTTTAACATTATAAAACAGATGGACATAATTACAGAGACCCATAAAACAACAACAGGGACACGCTAACACGCTAGGATTAGTTTCTGTTTCCTTTAAATAAGCTCAGAGAAGTATTACAAAATCGGACAGCATAGGTAGGCggtgcaggcaggcaggctaccTGTACTGTACTTACCTGTAGGTTGTTGGATTTATTGGCCATCCTGCGTAggctatttaaattaaattattctACCTGTAGACTACTGAAAGTACATGTACCTAAAATGCGTCAAGTCTTTTAACAATACGTTTACATGGCTACACACAAATCTCTATactaaaagagaaaacagattaTTCCTCTCCCTGTTTACAGCGTTGCTTCCGAGTTTGCTGCCAACGTCACAAATTCACGGTGAGTGATGTAGGAGGGATTGGTTTGGATGACCAAGCATCACGGGTGAACTGGAGGCGCTCCAACAGTGGTTGTGCGGGAGTGGCCAACCCACTCTCGACACTTTTCCAAGACTTCAGCCCAAGTCGGGGTACATCTGCTCTTTATCGATTCGACACTGTGTTGTATGTAGTCTAGCATGTAGTTTCCACCGGTAGGCTAtagacaacaacaaccaaaacttgATTAAAGTTGTCTGACAATGCTGCTCCCCGTGGACAAAACTGGCAAAATCACCAAATTGTTCCGAGCAGCATGAATGATTCCTTTTCAACTAAGACAGATGAAGATGAAAGGAATGAATTTCATGAACACAAActtttttattccataaatgacaaaaaagtaGTCTTTGTCAAACAAAGGGCAAAACAAGAATACAAATATAGCCTTTAACAGCATAAATACCAAACATTCAGAGCAATTCACCGGaaaagaaaaggcaaaagaacccCAAATCTTACAATAATGTCATTCATAGTGGTAAACGGTTTAAATTATTATGGCtctgttatttacagtaacAAGGTCTTTCTATTACCCAATAATTGATTCCATATGAAACACATTTTAGTTAGTAACATATCCACCAGTACAGCAAAATATTATCATTAAGGTAATACTTGTTGGTTTCATTGAAGTTGTTGCTACAAGAAGTAGCCTATGAGTACATTTAGGCCTAGTTAATTTAATACTGAGTTCAACCAAAAATTGCACTGATTGTAGACATCTCATTCAGACAGGCTTGAGAGACCAAGTTTTTTTAAATTCATAGCTTCAGTTGCAAACAAGCACCATAAAATATATCCTCTTAAATATCACTGGAATATCCAAACTGCTTTGCTATCTGACCTCTGGCAGGAAGTACATTATTTCTTAGGACACCCATGGTCAAACATGAGGACCAGGGTAAAGTGGTCATCAACTTCCATTGGCGATGTTTGGTCGTAGAAGCCAAAGGATTCTGTCATTCTTAGTAAGATCAGCAGGGAAATCATTATTCTGTtaagaataaaaaaacaatacaattggTCAATAAAGCACTCTGAAGCAAATAAATATGGAGCAAATACAAGAAGTCAGAAGGAAATAGAAATACCGTAAGAATCTTTCTTGCTTTGACAATATTTCCTTTGATGTTGTtagtgtaatgtgtgtgcacatccttTTCTGTATATTTCTCACCCTTTCATTGCATGTCTTACTTTTCTAAGTTTCCTTGGTCCCTAATCTCTAAAGCAGATTTAACGTTTGTGATACTCACATTATTTGGTAAAGATGGATCCGCATTTGCTTCCAGCAAAAGTGATACAGTCTTAGGATTTCCCCCCATGACAGCTGCGTGAAGAGCAGTTGAACCATTCTGCAAAGAGGATCGAAACAAAATAACTTATTCCAATACAAATTACTCACTTACTTCACTTACTTGATAATTAGGTTTAAATATTGTTAGAGATATATTATGACATGATAACTGTTCAGTATATATCTTAATTGTATACTACAACTATGACAGCTACCAGAGTGATTTAAATTGCTTTAGTGGTACAACTAGTTTGTATGCTTTGGTGTCTTAATTATAGAGCTCTTACAGTGTGAGATTGAAATACATAGGTACAACCTTCAAAAGgcccagagagggggagaactTCAGAAGCTCCTCAACGACTTGATTATGTCCTTTAAGTGCAGCCTTGAACAGGGCCGTGGAACCATCCTATCAACAGACACCACATCCACAAACAAATAGTCCAAGGAAACAGATTGGAAACAAGCAAATGATTGAATTAACATATTCAAACCATTTAAAACCCTAACAAAATTGATTCAAACAATTTCTCAGTACTTTTGTCATGTGATGAGTGAGGGTGTTTACCTTTCTGTCCGTGTCGCGGTCGGCTCCACGCAGCAGTAAGACCTTCACCACCTCGCTGTGGCCCATCTGGGCTGCCATCCACAAGGGGGCAGTGCCATCCTAAGGCCAAGCAAAAAGTATGGGACATGGAGTATGCTTTatggcagtggttcttaaaACGTTTTGTTTGGCGACCCCACAAAAAAACATTGGCCAAGTCttgcgaccccccccccccccccccctccaactgGCAAAATGGGTTTTTACAATGGAAAATGTTGTAGAGGCAGAAATtgtcttctctcataggtaggctatgttcaatGGCAGCCTTTTCGCTTCTGTGGCTAAAAGGCTGCATGGTGTTCTGTCACTGGTAAGCTTATGTCCAGCATCTTTAAGGTCATCATTGCAAGAGGCAGAGATTTGAGTTTGTGTACACAGAACATCCACTTTCAAAGAAACATTATGGAAACACTGTGAATTAGAAGCCTGCATCTAGGGCTACTAACTATCCCAGATGTTGGTCTAAAACCTTTaggaaaatgtatttaattcagACTGCAAATTATTTTGTGACCCCTCCCATATTTTTGGcgacccccagtttaagaacGTCTGCTTTATGGCACACGTGGGTAAATGCTCAGTGTAAGCACCCTATTTAAATTACTCCCTGTACCAGCACAGGTTAAAGGAATAATTATGAGTTtgcgtatgtgtgagtgcagtAAATTCGATGTAATTACAGAAATGTGTTTATCAACTGAAGTCAGACATTACGTAACCTTTTGTAGTGCTTAGACAAGGCCAACTGAATGATGGAATGGCTCCATCATAAATCTCCTTATTTTATAGCCAACCTGTTGTTAGATAATCTTAATGAAGTAATGCATTGCGTGACACCCGTGAGACAGGTTAGGGGTCATGGGGGCTACCCACCCACCTCACGCAGGTGGTTCACTTTGGCTCCAGATGATATCAGCTGACGCACAACTGTCACATGACCTTGTTGGGCAGCAAGGAATAGTGGGGTGGCTCCGTCCTGAAATGAGATATCCCAGTGCAGCTAGTCATAAATAGTGTGTGTTGACCAACAG carries:
- the LOC121677787 gene encoding vacuolar protein sorting-associated protein 4B-like; protein product: MANKSNNLQKAIDLAGKASEEDKAKNYEEALRLYQQSIQYFLHVVKYEAQGEKAKQSIRAKCKDYLERAEELKGYLNKKEKAPPSKPVKESDNKGGDSDGEDQEKKKFQNQLQGAIVMEKPNIKWDDVAGLEGAKEALKEAVILPIKFPHLFTGKRTPWRGILLFGPPGTGKSYLAKAVATEANNSTFFSISSSDLVSKWLGESEKLVKSLFSMAREHKPSIIFIDEIDSLCGSRSENESEAARRIKTEFLVQMQGVGNDNEGILVLGATNIPWSLDSAIRRRFEKRIYIPLPEEHARSSMFKLNLGNTPNDLNEEDFVTLGHKTEGYSGADISVIVRDALMQPVRQVQSATHFKRVRGKQWNKPDVVVDDLLTPCSPSDPNGIEMTWMDVSGNELLEPVVNMKDMLKSLEKTKPTVNDEDLVKLKKFTEDFGQEG
- the ankrd29 gene encoding ankyrin repeat domain-containing protein 29 isoform X1 yields the protein MSFKKETPLANAVFWAARKGNLALLQLLLNSGRVDADCKDCYGTTALMVASYSGHYDCARELIMQGADINLQRETGSTALFFAAQQGHNDIVKLLFEFGASTEFRTKDGGTALSAASQYGHSIVVETLLKNGANVHDQLNDGATPLFLAAQQGHVTVVRQLISSGAKVNHLREDGTAPLWMAAQMGHSEVVKVLLLRGADRDTDRKDGSTALFKAALKGHNQVVEELLKFSPSLGLLKNGSTALHAAVMGGNPKTVSLLLEANADPSLPNNNNDFPADLTKNDRILWLLRPNIANGS